From Enterococcus mediterraneensis, the proteins below share one genomic window:
- a CDS encoding GNAT family N-acetyltransferase translates to MESIPNELLVFAENQRIETPRLILRPITLADAEDMFEYAGDPETTRFVFPTHRSLQETKNGIAAYFMAAPLGKYGIEEKRSGKLIGAIDLRVKPNECTGEIGYVLNKDYWGQGYMPEAASALLELGFEKMGLIRIFGLHDVRNHQSGRVMEKIGLRQEAVLTAAKVSKGAIIDEALHGLSRKEWLQSKKKQ, encoded by the coding sequence ATGGAAAGTATTCCTAATGAATTATTAGTTTTTGCCGAAAACCAGCGGATCGAAACGCCCCGCTTAATATTACGACCCATCACATTAGCGGACGCTGAAGATATGTTTGAATATGCCGGCGATCCGGAAACGACCCGCTTTGTTTTCCCTACTCATCGCTCGTTGCAAGAGACGAAAAATGGGATCGCCGCTTACTTTATGGCGGCTCCGTTAGGCAAGTACGGTATCGAAGAAAAACGTTCCGGAAAGCTGATCGGTGCTATCGATCTGCGGGTGAAGCCAAATGAATGTACGGGAGAGATCGGGTATGTCTTGAATAAAGATTACTGGGGACAAGGCTACATGCCGGAAGCCGCATCTGCATTATTAGAATTGGGTTTTGAAAAAATGGGGCTGATCCGCATTTTTGGTTTGCATGATGTCCGCAATCACCAATCTGGTCGAGTGATGGAAAAGATCGGTTTACGGCAAGAAGCGGTCCTGACCGCTGCCAAGGTCTCAAAAGGAGCGATCATTGATGAAGCTCTCCATGGCTTATCAAGAAAAGAGTGGCTGCAAAGCAAAAAAAAGCAGTGA
- a CDS encoding iron-sulfur cluster biosynthesis family protein: MELQITQEVKEKIAAKRQTGDRIFLDFEDGDGPFAATGITCRLDLSFRLLLVAQDYPEEGLAVYDDTIETAIGGIRLKKSSEKYLEAETILAYNPTYNNIQLKGKSGVLADNVPIIRYDRQMAGGGKWGD, translated from the coding sequence ATGGAATTGCAAATCACACAAGAAGTAAAAGAAAAAATCGCAGCAAAACGTCAGACGGGGGATCGGATCTTTTTGGATTTTGAGGACGGGGATGGTCCCTTTGCGGCTACCGGGATCACTTGCCGGCTAGACTTGAGTTTTCGTCTTTTATTAGTGGCACAGGATTATCCGGAAGAAGGTTTAGCAGTTTATGACGATACTATCGAAACAGCGATCGGTGGGATCCGTTTGAAGAAAAGTTCCGAAAAATACTTGGAAGCAGAAACGATTCTCGCCTACAATCCGACCTACAACAATATCCAACTGAAAGGAAAAAGCGGTGTTTTGGCAGATAATGTGCCGATCATTCGCTATGACCGGCAAATGGCAGGTGGCGGAAAATGGGGAGATTAG
- a CDS encoding metallophosphoesterase, which translates to MGRLAVVSDLHVDINQLVTEDLEKLAQILQDNNVSRIHFAGDTANKIEPALAVFDFFQRYGWPTTFNWGNHEMADLTEATIETFDDQRFLNFRTAPLSKDLVLLGVNGWYDYGYSTILDQKKIRRMKNLYWYDRMIQRSASDPDINQGLLQQLHSCLTKLTQQEKEVILVTHFVPRREFIVYQTNPAYERWNELNAFLGSEAVGDLIDHFPNVRQVIFGHTHRRFTDKSINGVQYSCRPFGYFYEWQMTRRFMQEYQLTEVLNPLKFRGIIHRNRPLFDEYKEKHLPEEFQQAITYIEY; encoded by the coding sequence ATGGGGAGATTAGCCGTCGTCAGCGATCTGCATGTCGATATCAACCAGCTGGTGACAGAAGATCTGGAAAAGTTAGCGCAGATCCTTCAGGACAATAACGTTTCTCGCATCCATTTTGCCGGCGATACAGCCAATAAAATCGAACCGGCACTGGCGGTCTTTGATTTTTTCCAACGATACGGCTGGCCGACGACGTTTAATTGGGGCAATCATGAAATGGCGGATCTGACGGAAGCGACCATCGAAACTTTCGATGATCAGCGGTTCTTGAATTTTCGGACCGCTCCTTTGTCCAAAGATCTGGTGCTGTTGGGAGTCAATGGCTGGTATGATTACGGTTATTCTACGATATTGGATCAGAAAAAGATCCGGCGTATGAAAAATTTGTACTGGTATGATCGCATGATCCAGCGAAGTGCCAGCGATCCTGACATCAATCAAGGACTGCTGCAGCAGCTGCACAGCTGTTTGACTAAGCTGACGCAGCAAGAAAAAGAAGTGATTCTTGTCACTCATTTCGTACCGCGACGAGAATTCATCGTCTATCAAACAAATCCAGCGTATGAGCGCTGGAACGAATTGAACGCTTTTTTAGGTTCAGAAGCGGTAGGTGATCTGATCGATCATTTTCCTAATGTACGGCAGGTGATCTTTGGACATACCCATCGCCGTTTTACGGATAAAAGCATCAATGGTGTCCAATACAGCTGTCGCCCATTCGGCTATTTTTACGAATGGCAGATGACGCGACGTTTCATGCAGGAATATCAGCTGACTGAGGTTTTGAATCCGCTGAAATTCCGCGGGATCATCCATCGGAATCGACCGTTGTTTGATGAATACAAAGAAAAACACTTGCCGGAAGAATTCCAGCAAGCGATCACGTATATCGAGTATTAA
- a CDS encoding MIP/aquaporin family protein, which yields MDYSLMTRLAAEFAGTALLIVLGNGAVANVDLKGTKGYGSDWMLIGVGYGFGVMIPAMMFGSISGNHINPAFSIGLAVSGMFPWSEVLPYIVAQLLGAIVGQLIVVACYKPYYDQTENTAHVLGTFSTINSVGSKLNGFVNEFFGSFVLFFGALGITKAPFFQDNLGTAHLALGFLVWTLVASLGGPTGPGLNPARDFGPRLVHALLPLKHKGDSQWSYAWVPVLAPILAGILAVFTYKALFL from the coding sequence TTGGATTATTCATTAATGACTCGTCTGGCAGCAGAATTTGCCGGAACTGCTCTGTTAATAGTGTTAGGTAATGGTGCAGTGGCAAACGTAGATTTGAAAGGAACGAAAGGTTATGGCAGCGACTGGATGCTGATTGGTGTCGGCTACGGTTTTGGTGTCATGATCCCAGCGATGATGTTCGGTTCTATCAGTGGAAATCACATCAACCCTGCGTTCTCAATCGGTTTGGCAGTTTCAGGTATGTTCCCTTGGTCAGAAGTTTTGCCATATATCGTTGCTCAATTATTAGGAGCAATTGTGGGACAATTGATCGTTGTCGCTTGTTATAAACCTTACTATGATCAAACAGAAAATACCGCACACGTTTTAGGTACTTTCTCAACGATCAACAGTGTTGGTTCTAAATTAAATGGTTTTGTCAATGAATTTTTCGGATCATTCGTTTTATTCTTCGGCGCTCTTGGTATCACAAAAGCACCATTTTTCCAAGATAATCTAGGAACAGCCCACTTGGCGTTAGGTTTCTTAGTTTGGACATTGGTCGCTTCCCTTGGCGGACCAACTGGACCTGGGTTGAACCCAGCTCGTGACTTTGGTCCTCGTCTTGTGCACGCGTTGTTGCCATTGAAACATAAAGGCGATTCACAATGGAGCTATGCTTGGGTACCAGTCTTGGCACCGATCTTGGCAGGTATTCTTGCGGTATTCACTTATAAAGCATTATTCTTATAA
- a CDS encoding DUF2829 domain-containing protein — translation MTFEEVLPQLKQGAKVIREGWSGFELYVTLVSGDSYENHPVMPYLLIKTSDEGFSSFAPTVCDILAEDWKIVEA, via the coding sequence ATGACATTTGAAGAAGTATTGCCTCAATTAAAACAAGGCGCGAAAGTGATCCGGGAAGGCTGGAGCGGGTTTGAGTTGTATGTGACCCTAGTTTCAGGAGATAGCTATGAAAACCATCCAGTGATGCCGTATCTGCTGATCAAGACCTCTGACGAAGGTTTTTCCAGCTTCGCACCAACTGTTTGTGATATCTTGGCAGAGGATTGGAAGATCGTAGAAGCATGA
- a CDS encoding 3-oxoacyl-ACP reductase yields MRAEFEGKVVLVTGAASGIGYAQAEAFLMAGANVFAVDKNPAVDQLATRFPKNYGFLTGDLTSAAFCQKAVENCRQYFGKIDILLNTAGILDAYRPLLETDETLWREIFATNLDSMFYLTKAVLPEMVARKKGVIINMASIASFVAGGGGIAYTAAKHAIAGFTKQLALDYSAQGIHVTAIAPGAIETPMNAADFAGDGKMAEWVAQETPVKRWAQPEEVAELTLFLASEKASYMQGNIVPIDGGWLLK; encoded by the coding sequence ATGAGAGCGGAATTCGAGGGAAAAGTCGTCTTAGTGACAGGGGCAGCTTCCGGGATCGGGTACGCTCAAGCAGAAGCTTTCTTGATGGCAGGCGCCAACGTGTTTGCTGTAGATAAGAATCCTGCTGTTGATCAGCTGGCGACACGTTTTCCCAAAAACTATGGATTTTTAACGGGAGATCTCACATCTGCTGCATTTTGTCAAAAAGCAGTGGAGAACTGTCGCCAGTATTTTGGAAAGATCGATATTTTATTGAATACCGCCGGGATCTTGGATGCGTATCGTCCGCTATTAGAAACGGATGAAACATTGTGGCGGGAGATCTTCGCCACAAATCTCGACAGCATGTTTTATTTGACGAAAGCTGTTTTGCCGGAGATGGTGGCGCGAAAAAAGGGAGTCATCATCAATATGGCTTCCATCGCCAGTTTTGTCGCCGGTGGTGGCGGGATCGCGTATACCGCCGCCAAACACGCTATCGCAGGCTTTACAAAACAGCTGGCATTGGATTATAGCGCTCAAGGGATCCACGTGACGGCTATCGCACCAGGGGCAATCGAAACGCCGATGAATGCCGCCGATTTTGCCGGTGACGGCAAGATGGCGGAATGGGTCGCGCAAGAAACACCGGTCAAACGTTGGGCACAGCCGGAAGAAGTTGCGGAATTGACTCTTTTTTTGGCCAGTGAAAAAGCTAGCTACATGCAAGGAAATATCGTTCCTATCGATGGCGGCTGGTTGCTGAAATAA
- a CDS encoding QueT transporter family protein has product MNNHEKTRSVSRWTTTETAKMALVTSLYVVITVFLAVISFGAVQIRLSEMFNYLTLYNKRYIWAVTLGVAIANLASPNGLIDVVVGSICTFFVLLFNQWCTKRIKHMKNKMIVTALVFAVLMFTVAGQLTILYQAPFFYNWLVIGLGELVSMTVGGFIIYFVGKRTDLTK; this is encoded by the coding sequence ATGAATAACCATGAAAAAACACGTTCAGTTTCTCGCTGGACCACGACAGAAACCGCCAAAATGGCATTGGTCACCAGTTTATATGTAGTGATCACTGTTTTCTTGGCAGTCATCAGCTTCGGTGCTGTACAGATCCGTTTGTCAGAGATGTTCAATTATTTGACACTTTATAACAAACGATATATTTGGGCAGTCACATTAGGAGTCGCAATCGCCAATCTGGCTTCGCCCAATGGCTTGATCGATGTTGTGGTAGGGAGTATCTGTACGTTTTTTGTTTTACTCTTCAATCAGTGGTGCACTAAGCGGATCAAGCATATGAAAAACAAGATGATCGTGACTGCGCTGGTTTTTGCTGTATTGATGTTCACCGTAGCCGGTCAGCTGACGATTTTATATCAGGCACCATTTTTCTATAACTGGCTGGTCATTGGACTGGGAGAATTGGTCTCTATGACCGTTGGCGGATTTATTATTTATTTTGTTGGCAAACGTACCGATTTGACAAAATAA
- a CDS encoding DUF1054 domain-containing protein: MFTEKSFAVFEIAGLEPRMNAIRQEIQPVFRTLNDRFKPYLEKEIAADLYLHIAQHRRRSVYPPESTLSALSQNKRGYKMEPHFQLGICEDYVFMWLSLIDQPPQKTAFAQKMVDHIALFEKLPQDTVINGNHLSNDIFPLEMTSLKKLLTRLENVKKGEFQIGRVISKESPLWHDPKAAEAYMMATYLELLPIYQLLMRSDS; the protein is encoded by the coding sequence GTGTTTACTGAAAAAAGTTTTGCCGTTTTTGAGATCGCGGGTCTAGAACCGCGGATGAATGCAATCCGGCAAGAGATCCAGCCGGTGTTCCGAACACTGAACGACCGTTTCAAGCCTTACTTGGAAAAAGAGATCGCTGCTGATCTGTACCTGCATATCGCTCAGCATCGCCGGCGCAGTGTCTATCCGCCTGAAAGCACGTTGTCGGCTCTCAGTCAAAATAAGCGCGGCTATAAAATGGAGCCGCATTTTCAACTGGGGATTTGTGAGGATTATGTTTTTATGTGGCTGTCGTTGATCGACCAGCCGCCGCAAAAGACAGCGTTTGCTCAAAAAATGGTTGATCATATAGCGCTATTCGAAAAATTGCCGCAAGATACTGTGATCAATGGCAATCATTTGAGTAATGACATTTTCCCATTAGAAATGACGTCATTGAAAAAACTGCTGACACGATTGGAAAATGTGAAAAAAGGAGAATTCCAAATCGGTCGGGTCATCTCGAAAGAAAGTCCGTTATGGCATGATCCGAAAGCCGCAGAAGCGTATATGATGGCGACTTATCTGGAATTATTGCCTATTTATCAGCTGTTGATGAGGTCTGACAGTTGA
- a CDS encoding HU family DNA-binding protein produces the protein MNKADLISKVAEQSGLTRKDASAAVGAIFDTVSTSLKNGDSVQIMGFGTFEVRNRASRKGRNPQTGEEITIPASKNPAFKPGKQLKESVN, from the coding sequence ATGAACAAAGCAGATTTAATCTCAAAAGTAGCGGAACAATCCGGATTAACTAGAAAAGACGCAAGCGCAGCAGTAGGAGCCATCTTTGATACGGTATCAACTTCTTTAAAAAATGGAGATAGTGTCCAAATCATGGGCTTTGGTACTTTTGAAGTGCGCAATCGTGCTTCCCGTAAAGGACGCAACCCGCAAACAGGTGAAGAGATCACGATCCCGGCTTCAAAAAATCCAGCATTCAAACCAGGGAAACAATTAAAAGAATCAGTCAATTAG
- a CDS encoding biotin transporter BioY encodes MNFTLREQLSAAFFAAIIAVLSPLTIPFGLIPLTLQTFAVGLTVTVLGARIGTASILLYLLLGLIGLPVFAGGSAGVGVLFGPTGGFLIGFIFNGLITGWIVEKAPTYFWGIIGNILGAMATLLFGMIWLKIGGGMSWLSAFNAGILPFLLPGIIKALAAGVIGILLRHRLSSYLIGLSR; translated from the coding sequence ATGAATTTTACTTTACGAGAACAATTATCAGCAGCCTTTTTTGCAGCGATCATCGCAGTCCTGTCGCCGCTAACGATTCCTTTTGGATTGATTCCGCTGACTTTACAGACATTTGCGGTAGGTTTGACAGTGACTGTCTTAGGAGCAAGGATCGGCACTGCTTCTATCCTCCTGTATTTATTATTAGGCTTGATCGGTCTGCCGGTCTTTGCAGGCGGCAGTGCAGGAGTCGGCGTTTTGTTTGGTCCCACCGGCGGATTTTTGATCGGCTTCATTTTTAATGGCTTGATCACCGGCTGGATCGTTGAAAAAGCCCCCACTTATTTTTGGGGGATCATCGGAAATATTTTAGGAGCGATGGCAACGCTGCTCTTCGGTATGATCTGGCTGAAAATCGGCGGCGGCATGTCTTGGCTTTCCGCATTCAATGCCGGGATCCTGCCGTTTCTCTTGCCGGGTATCATCAAAGCTTTAGCAGCCGGTGTGATCGGTATCTTGCTGCGCCATCGACTGTCTTCTTACCTTATAGGGTTAAGCAGATAA
- a CDS encoding DUF2798 domain-containing protein yields the protein MPTNKKEGIIFTTLMCFLMVLGMSTYNLWLHHSLTLKELLIGFIPGFIVAFVLDVFIVGVLAKKIAFALPIDPQKKLPMILTISTLMILGMVTCMSLFGILMQNGLSDAMLSQYLTAWKMNVIAALPLQLLIVGPVSRSVLVKIQNA from the coding sequence TTGCCTACAAATAAAAAAGAAGGAATCATTTTTACAACATTGATGTGTTTTTTGATGGTTTTAGGGATGAGTACATATAATTTATGGCTGCATCACAGCCTGACTCTCAAAGAATTATTGATCGGTTTTATTCCTGGATTTATCGTAGCGTTTGTTTTGGATGTTTTTATTGTCGGTGTGCTGGCGAAAAAGATCGCTTTCGCTCTGCCGATCGATCCTCAAAAGAAACTGCCGATGATCCTGACGATCTCGACATTGATGATCTTAGGAATGGTGACTTGCATGTCGCTGTTTGGCATCCTTATGCAAAACGGCTTATCTGACGCCATGCTTTCACAATATTTGACCGCTTGGAAAATGAACGTGATCGCGGCATTGCCATTGCAATTATTGATCGTGGGACCTGTTTCCCGCAGTGTATTGGTGAAAATCCAAAACGCGTAG
- the rpsD gene encoding 30S ribosomal protein S4, producing MSRYTGPSWKVSRRLGISLSGTGKELARRPYAPGQHGPNSRGKQSEYGLQMTEKQKLRHMYGMNERQFHNLFVKASKIKEGKHGVNFMILLEQRLDNVVYRLGLATTRRQARQLVNHGHIMVDGKRVDIPSYHVEVGQVISVREKSQTISTIKDAVEATVGRPAFVSFDDEKLEGSLTRLPERDEMYPEIDEALVVEFYNR from the coding sequence ATGTCTCGTTATACTGGACCATCATGGAAAGTATCACGTCGTCTAGGAATTTCTTTATCAGGTACTGGTAAAGAATTAGCACGTCGCCCTTATGCACCAGGTCAACACGGACCAAACAGCCGTGGCAAACAATCTGAATACGGATTGCAAATGACTGAAAAACAAAAATTACGTCATATGTATGGAATGAACGAACGTCAATTCCATAACTTGTTCGTGAAAGCAAGCAAAATCAAAGAAGGTAAACACGGTGTTAACTTCATGATCTTACTTGAACAACGCTTAGATAACGTTGTTTACCGTTTAGGTCTTGCAACAACTCGTCGTCAAGCACGCCAATTAGTTAACCACGGTCACATCATGGTTGACGGCAAACGTGTTGATATCCCATCATACCACGTTGAAGTTGGTCAAGTTATTTCTGTTCGTGAAAAATCACAAACAATCTCAACAATCAAAGACGCTGTTGAAGCAACAGTTGGTCGTCCAGCTTTCGTTAGCTTTGATGACGAAAAACTAGAAGGTTCATTGACTCGTTTACCAGAACGTGACGAAATGTACCCAGAAATCGATGAAGCTCTTGTCGTTGAATTCTACAACAGATAA
- a CDS encoding DNA alkylation repair protein, with protein sequence MEPLIFPKNPENAPSMERYMKNHFVFAGVPKSIRGGLQKELLKESRTWPVAELLDQIAFYYQQTEREYQYLAIDLAQENVRRLTFEDLQTLLPLVSQKEWWDSIDSWRKVYGTWVKLHPDYLTEVFGLFDKQPDFWLRRIAITLQLQFKEAINRSLLKKAIEYDMNTEEFFIQKAIGWALRDYSKINPDWVRQIVDQGRLSALATREASKYIIRK encoded by the coding sequence ATGGAACCATTGATTTTCCCGAAAAATCCCGAGAACGCGCCATCGATGGAAAGATATATGAAAAATCATTTTGTTTTTGCCGGCGTGCCAAAATCGATCCGCGGCGGTCTGCAAAAAGAGTTGTTGAAGGAAAGCCGCACGTGGCCAGTGGCGGAATTGTTGGATCAGATCGCTTTTTATTACCAGCAGACTGAGCGGGAATATCAGTATCTCGCCATCGACTTGGCGCAGGAGAATGTCCGCCGTCTTACTTTTGAAGATCTGCAAACGCTGCTGCCGTTGGTTTCCCAAAAAGAATGGTGGGATAGTATCGACAGTTGGCGGAAGGTTTACGGAACGTGGGTCAAGCTTCATCCGGACTATTTAACGGAGGTATTTGGGCTTTTTGACAAGCAGCCGGATTTTTGGCTGCGGCGGATCGCCATCACGCTGCAATTGCAATTTAAAGAAGCGATTAACCGATCCTTATTGAAAAAAGCCATTGAATATGATATGAATACAGAGGAGTTCTTTATTCAAAAAGCCATTGGGTGGGCACTGCGGGATTACAGCAAGATAAATCCTGATTGGGTCCGACAAATCGTTGATCAAGGACGGCTCAGTGCTTTAGCGACTCGAGAAGCCAGTAAGTATATAATAAGAAAGTGA
- a CDS encoding Cof-type HAD-IIB family hydrolase, producing the protein MKRKLFAFDIDGTLLDDNKQPLDSTLEALEKLREAGHLVTIATGRSRFHAKEVIRDLGFTNYILCNGAAAFLDHQQIYKNLLDREELENFVDEAQQLAIDTAFISMDEAKRSSSIHVDIMDEAMKSFGAVLPELDQFFVEDQDVYQALAFYNNQYEGFFDKKYSKLRFVRWHENCVDVVPKDGSKAATILNVADRLGISRSDVIAFGDGQNDREMLRESGLGIAMGNAAPEVQAEANYVTDSNVKDGIWNALKKLDLI; encoded by the coding sequence ATGAAACGAAAACTTTTTGCTTTTGACATTGACGGAACACTCCTTGATGACAACAAGCAACCCCTAGACAGTACGTTGGAAGCCCTGGAAAAATTACGAGAAGCAGGACATTTAGTAACAATTGCCACAGGTAGAAGTCGGTTTCATGCGAAAGAAGTGATTCGCGATCTTGGTTTTACCAATTATATTTTATGTAATGGCGCTGCCGCTTTCTTAGATCATCAGCAAATCTATAAAAATTTATTGGATCGGGAAGAATTGGAAAATTTTGTTGACGAAGCCCAACAACTAGCGATCGATACAGCATTCATCAGTATGGATGAAGCAAAACGTTCCAGTTCCATCCATGTGGATATCATGGATGAGGCGATGAAATCATTTGGTGCCGTTTTGCCGGAATTGGATCAATTTTTCGTGGAAGATCAAGATGTGTATCAAGCATTGGCTTTTTACAATAATCAATACGAAGGCTTTTTTGATAAAAAATACAGTAAATTGCGTTTTGTCCGCTGGCATGAAAATTGTGTCGATGTCGTGCCGAAAGATGGCTCAAAAGCTGCTACGATCCTGAATGTCGCAGATCGTTTGGGGATTTCCCGCTCGGATGTCATAGCGTTTGGGGATGGTCAAAACGACCGGGAGATGCTTCGGGAATCAGGTTTGGGGATCGCGATGGGCAACGCCGCACCTGAAGTCCAAGCAGAAGCAAACTATGTTACAGACAGCAACGTGAAAGACGGAATCTGGAACGCATTGAAAAAACTGGATCTGATATAA
- the mgsA gene encoding methylglyoxal synthase, translating to MKIALIAHDRKKEMIVKLATAYREVLAKHELFATGTTGKRIAEATDLPIHRFKSGPLGGDQQIGAMISEDALDMVIFLRDPLAAQPHEPDVTALIRLSDVYEIPLATNIGTAEMLLRGLDAGFADFRKIVHEIEQKPLSF from the coding sequence ATGAAAATCGCATTGATCGCTCATGATCGCAAAAAAGAAATGATCGTCAAATTAGCTACCGCTTATCGCGAGGTGTTAGCAAAACATGAATTATTCGCCACGGGTACGACTGGCAAGCGGATCGCTGAGGCGACCGATCTGCCGATCCATCGTTTTAAATCAGGACCGTTAGGCGGAGACCAGCAGATCGGTGCAATGATCTCGGAAGATGCGTTGGATATGGTGATTTTTTTGCGAGATCCATTGGCGGCACAACCCCACGAACCGGACGTCACCGCATTGATCCGACTTTCTGATGTTTATGAGATCCCACTAGCGACTAATATCGGTACAGCGGAAATGCTCTTAAGAGGATTAGATGCTGGGTTTGCCGATTTTCGTAAGATCGTTCATGAAATCGAGCAGAAACCTTTGTCATTTTAA
- the lepB gene encoding signal peptidase I, whose protein sequence is MKFLKKILLLVLFAAVVLAIRQYIITPILVQGKSMLPTLVNNERLLMTKNVDHIQRFDIVVFDAPNEDRNYIKRVIGLPGETIEMVDDELYIDGKKYEENYLQPELSKQVTTNRKTFTENFVAEVPEDSYFLLGDNRTNSTDSRYIGPIEKEELEGVARIVIWPLDRFGQLE, encoded by the coding sequence ATGAAGTTTTTAAAAAAGATCCTGTTGCTGGTTTTGTTCGCAGCGGTCGTTTTAGCGATCCGTCAATATATCATCACGCCGATCCTTGTTCAAGGTAAATCGATGTTACCGACACTTGTCAACAATGAACGATTGTTAATGACTAAAAATGTAGATCATATCCAGCGATTTGATATCGTCGTGTTCGATGCCCCCAACGAAGACCGCAATTACATCAAACGTGTCATCGGTCTGCCAGGCGAAACGATCGAGATGGTGGACGATGAGCTTTATATCGACGGCAAAAAATATGAAGAAAACTACCTTCAACCGGAATTAAGCAAGCAAGTTACGACCAACCGCAAAACATTTACCGAAAATTTTGTAGCAGAAGTTCCAGAAGACAGTTATTTCTTATTAGGAGACAATCGTACCAATTCCACAGATAGCCGCTATATCGGTCCCATCGAAAAAGAAGAATTAGAAGGTGTAGCCAGAATCGTCATTTGGCCGCTAGACCGTTTCGGCCAGCTTGAGTAG
- a CDS encoding TIGR00282 family metallophosphoesterase → MRVMFIGDVVGALGRKTLEEYVPKLKKKFRPQVTICNGENAASGRGITGKIYKKFLQDGVDVVTLGNHTWDNRDIFEFIGDAKKMIRPANFPEGTPGMGMVFVKVNQLELAVINLQARTFMVDIDDPFKKIDELLAIAQARTPLIFVDFHGETTSEKQAMGWYLDGRVSAVVGTHTHVQTNDARILPKGTAYLTDAGMTGPYDGILGMKREPIIEKFITALPQRFEVVESGRTILSGCIVEINEKTGHATLIQPIQISDDRPFDE, encoded by the coding sequence GTGCGGGTAATGTTTATTGGTGATGTAGTCGGTGCGCTTGGCCGTAAAACATTAGAAGAATATGTTCCAAAATTAAAAAAGAAGTTCCGTCCGCAAGTCACGATATGTAATGGGGAGAATGCCGCCTCAGGACGCGGGATCACAGGAAAAATCTATAAAAAATTTTTACAAGATGGTGTTGATGTAGTTACTCTTGGAAACCACACGTGGGACAATCGGGATATTTTTGAGTTTATCGGAGATGCCAAGAAAATGATCCGGCCGGCGAATTTTCCAGAAGGAACTCCGGGAATGGGCATGGTCTTCGTTAAAGTCAATCAATTAGAGCTAGCGGTCATCAATTTGCAAGCTCGGACTTTTATGGTGGATATCGACGATCCTTTCAAAAAAATCGACGAGTTATTAGCGATCGCCCAAGCACGTACACCATTGATCTTCGTTGATTTCCATGGCGAGACTACAAGTGAAAAACAAGCGATGGGCTGGTATCTGGACGGGCGAGTGTCGGCAGTTGTCGGTACCCATACCCATGTCCAAACAAATGATGCTCGGATCTTGCCGAAAGGAACTGCCTATCTGACAGATGCTGGTATGACCGGTCCTTATGATGGTATTTTAGGCATGAAGCGGGAACCGATCATCGAAAAATTTATAACAGCATTGCCGCAACGATTCGAGGTAGTCGAAAGCGGACGTACGATTTTATCTGGCTGTATCGTGGAAATCAATGAAAAGACTGGACATGCAACATTGATCCAGCCGATCCAAATCAGTGATGATCGACCATTTGATGAATAG